The Arachis ipaensis cultivar K30076 chromosome B05, Araip1.1, whole genome shotgun sequence nucleotide sequence AAATCTCATCCAAAGAGCTCTTAAACGAATAATTACTTTACCCAAACAAAATACTTAATACAGAAATATAAAGTAGTAATTTGTGATATTCTATCCAAAATCAAGTCTTAATTACACTAATAATACCTATCAGTACTAAATTAAATTGTGTAAATACTCAAACAAATACAAATATAAAATACCAATATACACGACTATTCTTCTCTAAACAcgcattattaaattatttaactccCATCATTTCCGTCTAAGCTAACCAAATCACCTATTATATTAATTAGATAGTAAAATTACATTACAAATGTGACAACTTGTATTATTATCAACTTATGTATTTATGAGTTGTAAGGTGATGACTTTTAAATTAAAATCCTTGAccaaataactattttttttacCTTTGAATTGGTCAAACTTTACAAATAATACACTTTTTAGTAATATACATGTATTTAATAGTGTCTTATCATGTTTATATTCAATCATGATTTAAAAATTGGtatcattaaaaaatatttaaaataatttatattttcaataaactaaaattttttttaccttttaattttttttaatggatCAATAATGTATTTTTGTTAgtttactcaatttttttttgtcttaaaaAAGAGATTGAGTAGCCAATTCAAACACATTAATTGTACTAATTATCATAAAATTACTtcttctaaaaatttaagttgataAGAGAAGATAATATAAATGGTTATACTTCTAATATTAATAAATAGGAGAATATTTTCTCATTATATGATCTTTaagtgaaataaaaaaatacaaagaaaattTGATGTAATGAAAAATTACACCTAATAATATGGTAAATAATTAAAGAGAAACCACCAAAAAATGCACATGAATTATCTTGACGCATATAAAAATATTCTCGAATTTTGTTATTGATAAAAATGTTCTCAAATAATTTCAAAATGTATAAAAAATATCATGTCGTGATTAAAGACCTGTTCTGTTAACGGAAAAACATGGTGTGACTCACTTGCCATATAAAGAGTTCCATTGTCACATTATTTTTTTCGTTAACATAGAATGTCTTAATTTATGGGTGAGCACTTTGTcacgtttttaaattatttgaaaaattttttgtcgataataaaatttaagaatatttttgtGGATGATAAAATAATTCGACTGTATTTTTGTGGTTTAAAAGTTGAGTGAACTATCATCAGTACAAAGCACTTCTTCAAATAAAATAACGACGAAAGAGTGAGAATCGCTAAGACCTTGAATGCAAGAATGTTATCATTGTCAACCTGGAGGATTATTTAAACTTTTAAGTACTCTTCTCTAAATCCCTAATTTTGTTCCACACTTCACTCTCCTTCCTtcccttcttcttcatcttcaatcTCATCCCTTCACTCTCATTCTAAACTCCATCCAATCGCCAAGTTAATAAAAGTAGAGTTAACTATAAATTTGGTATCTGAAAGATTCACGCGTTGACAAAAAGTCCCTGAAAAATTTCTTGATAAAATAGTCTTTGAATGATTTAAAATTGTGACAAAAATAATCAATAaatcttatattttttataagtgaCAAAAACTTTTATATTTAACAAATGACAAATCCATTTGatcttaattttgtgacaacatttgaataaatatttataagATGCATAAAAAAGTTTAGAGCAAAATTTGAtctctattttttttcaaaataatgtgGTCATTCTcgatgaaaatttttataaaaaaatttacttgACATAAAGTTAtcaaaatttaagaataaaaagatcttatttttctaataatatttataaaaatttatattaaaattatattttagaatatatatttaatatctagATTTTTTGCGTGTTTTTAAATCTTTAAGTAGTTTGTTTTTCATTAGCATCTTTAGAGGTTATTTTAATTAGCGATGTGAATTTTTAAGTACCATTCTTGTTGCTGGCCAATAGGTTGTTGCATGCACAAGATGGAATTTAAATctcgacacttgtttaagcagaCAAATAAATTGACTACTTAATCCATTCAAATTGGTTATTTGGTAAAAGTAACTAATTCTTGAGAATAGATcatctcaatttttttattaaacctCGTTGTGAGGGCCGTTTAAAATTTTCTCTTAAAAGAATAATCTCCAATAAATTCGATACTATTCTCACTCTCTAATATGTTTAGTTGaaaggaaagaaataaaaaaaagtaagaagaaaaaaattaaaaaattgaatatatttttatttttcttaaatatatttaaataaaaaatattataaaaaaataattttatttttatattataaaatatattaaaaaaaagaataatattaaaaataaaaaacataacaaATTTTTTACAccattttcttttaatattaaaaaattttattaaatccCATCAACTTTtggcttttttatataaatattaaaaatactttATTTCACAATATACGCACTGCTAGAAATGGTTACCGAAATGCGCATTATCAATTCTGGAGTGACGCCTACTAATTGGGTTTACAATCCAAATCAAGGGGGAAGCCACGAAATAGCACTTGCAACCGCAGGTAAAAAAGCTGAACTCCCATTGCGTAAGCACATCACCTCTAGCACCCACGAGTTGGGAGAAATAAGAGCCACCTGCAAATTGGAGTCAATGTGTGCTTTTTTCAAAGTGTGTTTTCTTCAAAGTGTGTTTTCTCCAAAAAGGTACACCTACGAAAAAAACACACTTTGAAAAACACATTTTGAGAAAAATACACATTGGCTCCAATTTGCTGCCGCTGGCCCTGATTTCTCTCAACTCATGGATGCAAGAGGTGATGTGCTCCATTTCGCGTATGGCAGTCGCGTAATGGAAGTGCAGCTTTTTTACTTGCTTCTGCCAGTGCCCTTTCGTGGCCTCCTCCCTTAATTTAGAGTGTAAATCAATTTGTGGACGTCACCCCAAAATTAACAATGCGTATTTTGGTAATCATCTTTAGCGGTGTGTATGTTAGAAAATaaagtatttttaatatttatttatataaaaaagcctCAACTTTTTTACATTATTCaactttttattcttaatttttttctaaCCAAACAGTACCATTCTTGTTGCTGGCCAATAGGTTGTTGCATGCACAAAATAGAATTCAAATCTCGACACTTGTTTAAACAGACAAGTAAATTGACTGCTTAATCCATCCAAATTGGTTATTTGGTAAAAGTAACTAATTTTTGAGAATAGAtcatctcaattttttttattaaacctCGTTGTGAGGGCCGTTTAAAATTTTCTCTTAAAAGAATAATCTCCAATAAATTCGATACTATTCTCACTCTCTAATATGTTTAGTTGaaaggaaagaaataaaaaaaagtaagaagaaaaaaattaaaaaattgaatatatttttatttttcttaaatatatttaaataaaaaatattataaaaaaataattttatttttatattataaaatatattaaaaaataatattaaaaataaaaacataacaaAATTTTTACAccattttcttttaatattaaaaaaatttattaaatcccATCAACTTTTTAACATTATTCAACTTTTTATTCCTAATTTTTTTTCTGaccaaacaataaaaaataattatttttctttaattactttttctctctttttctttgcttctattttgagttaatactcaaaatgaccCCTGAAATTTGACCTCCAACTCAATTTAGCCCTTGAAGTACCAATTGACTCAAATTGTACCCTGAAATTTTAAGACGTGATTCAAGTTGGCTCTTCCGTTTATTTCCGTCACTGAAAACTGACGTGGCACACATGTAGTTGACACCTGGTAGCCTCAACAATTGTCTAATATGGCGAAATTCTTGTATGCATCAATTTAGCCcccaataatttaaaaaaaaaaaattcgagCAACCCCATTTCTCCCAAATCATAGTCGTTTCTGGTGTGTTGGGAGGCAGCAACTAAACCTCAGGTAACTCCACGAATCCACGCTAATTCCCAATTCGTCATTCGTGCTTCGGTTCTTTATCAGAGCCATGGCAGTTAAGAAGAACGTGcagcgaaaaaaaaataaaaaaaatatgatcaACTATCTATCCATATCCTCAAAAACAAGACGTAATTTCTAACTACAAGAACTTCATCAAAACTCTATGTAATTTTCATAGAAAAAGCGAAAAAAAATGGAACCTTAATGCCCTTGGAGTAGGTGGAGGGAGAAGGAATGAAATCAGAGTTGATGGCGAGGAAGAGAAACAGGGCGACGACAGCGAGACACATTGCACAAACAGCAACGGCAGAAGAAGACAGACTGCCGGAAACGTCAAGAACCCTAGCAGAATCACAAATTATGTTTAAGGGTGGAGAGGGAAAATTTGGAAAGTAAAAATCGTAGGGGTAAATGtagaattacaaaaaaaaaaaaacaaagggtTCAATTTGAAATTAATAAAATCTGTAGCCTAAATAAGATAACAAAAGTAgaaacaattaaacaaataagTAAATAACCTCGAACAAGCTTGATTCTACCCTCACTCTTTTGGTGGTTGCAAGAATGTTGTCATTCTTCTCATTCTCACGAATGATGTTAAGGTGTGCTCTTCAAGTCCCAAATCCCTCTCCTTATTGTGTTCCCTATTCAGCTTTCCGTCTTTGCTTCCCTTCAACTTCATCCCtacactctcactctcactctcagccCCAATCGCTTGATGAAGCTGTTGATTCCTTCACTCGCATGCTCTCTATGCGTCGTACTCCTCCCATCATCCAATTTAACAAGATTTTGGGATCCCTTTCCAAGACGAACCATTTCCACGCTGCCGTTTCCCTTTTTCAGCAATTGCAAGCCAGGGGAATCGCTCCCGACTTATTTACTTTGACCATCGTAATTAATTGTTGTTGCGGCATGGGTCGTATGACGCTTGCTTTCTCTGTATTGGCCAAGATTTTCAGAATGGATTATCAACCTAATACCGTAACATTGAATACACTCGTTAAAGGCCTCTTTCTCTGTGGTAGTGTTGAAAAAGCAGTGCGCTTTCATGATAGAGTGCTGGCTCATGGATTTCACTTTAATCAAGTCACTTATGGGACCTTGATCAATGGCCTCTGTAAGACCGGACACACATCAGCTGCTATTCAAGTGTTGAGAAACATCCCACGGTATGGGATTGTTCCTAATGTCGTAATGTACAGCGCAATTATTGATAGTCTGTGCAAGGATACACTTGTAAGCGATGCTTTTCATTTATATTCTGAAATGCTTGCTAAGGGAATTTATCCTAATGTTATCACATACAGCACTCTAATTTATGGATTATGCCTTGGGGGTCAACTAAAAGAAGCCATTGATTTACTGAATCATATGATGCTGAAAAACATTACTCCAGATGCTTCTACCTATAGTACTTTGATTGATGGGCTATGTAAGGAAGGAAGGGTCAAAGATGCTAAGAGTGTGTTTGTTATCATGATGAAAAAAGGTGTGAAACCAGAAGTGTTTATTTATAATAGCTTAATGGATGGATATTGTTTGGTTAATGAGGTAAATAAGGCAAAATATGTATTCAACACAATGGCACAAAGTAGAGTGTCACTTGATGCTCAAAGTTACACTATCATGATTAATGGCTTGTGCAAAAGTAAAATGGTCGATGAAGCCTTGAGTCTCTTTGAAGAAATGCGTCGTAAGTACTTGGTTCCAAACACTATAACCTACAGCACTCTTATTGATGGCttgagcaaatcaaagagaatctCTTGTGCTTTGGAGCTTCTTGTCAAGATGCACGAAAGAGGTCCACCCGCTAATGTAGTCACTTACAATTCCTTGTTGGATGGGAtgttcaatatcaaacaagttgaCAAGGCACTTATGTTATTCAAGCAAATGAAAGAGAGTGGCATTGATCCAAATATATACACTTACAACATACTTATAGATGGCCTATGCAAAGGTGGAAGACTTACAGATGCAAAAGAGATTTTTCAAGATCTTTCCATTAAAAGCTATCGTCCAAATGTGAGGACATACACTATTATGATCAATGGGCTCTGCAGAGAGGGCTTGTTTGAAGAAGCATTGGCCCTGCTGTCGGAAATGGAACACAATGGTTGCTTACCAAATGCTGTGACTTTTGAAactgttatatatatatacatacaacatactTATAGATGGCCTGTGCAAAAGTGGAAGACTTAAAAATGCAAAAGAGATTTTTCAAGATCTTTCCATTAAAGGCTATCGTCCAGAGGCGAGGACATACACTATTATGATAAAGGGGCTTTGCAAACAGGGCCTACTTCCTGAAGCATTGGCTTTCTTGTCAAAAATGGAAGACAATGGTTGCTTACCAAATGCTGTGACTTATGAAATAATCATTCGTGCTCTGTTTGAAAAAGGTGAAAATGATAACGCGGAGAAACTTCTTCGTGAAATGATATCTAGAGGCCTATTGTAAGGATAAAAGTAGGTGAGATTCTTCTTGTTAGCATCACAAAATGTTGTTTGTATCTCTTTCTTTTTAACTTGTGTTTTGTTCTCGATCATCTTTCGATTCCATCTTAATGCTTTTAGATCTTCACATGATTGTGATTCTTTATTCTGCTTTACCCACACCTAAGTGTTTTCTTTGTTGTTGCTTATTTTATGGCATTTTCGGTGACTAGATGGCTGTTATATGTGGCTTGTCGGATCTATCAATATTTCctgttttatttttgtaattatataTGTGCATTGATGTTAATTTATTCTAAAGCTGAAATGGTTGTGATTTTCATCATTCAAAGGGAATCCTTGTTAGTTGTGAAGCTTCCCTGCACTCTTATTGTCTTTCGATCTTTTCATTTCTCCCATATTTAAATTAAACTCCCATGCAGCAGCATATTGTCTGATGTAGCCTTAGATGAAATCTCAAATGTTATTTTGCAAACATCTTGTCATTTTTCTGCGTTCATGCAGTTATACCTGAAGCATATTGTACCAAAGCAATCAACTTGATAAAAAAGGTTACTGATTCAAACTTCAAAGCCAAAGGATTTTGATCAAACAGTAGCCTCTTGCGCAATCTCCAAGCACCCCAAAGAGTAGCAAGAAACATTTGCACAGGTTAATGCTCAAAAAAGTTGGAATACTCTATCATGAATTGCATGTTCCCATATAATCTtgttaagaaaaataataaacctATAAACTTTACAATTAAAATGAGAAACTTTGGTTGTATATTCGGGCTTTTAAGTTCGAATCTCATTAAAGCTAAAATATTGTGTTAAGAAACATTTATGTGATCAAATCTGGTTTTAATGAAACAATTATGGTAATTTTATATGATAGGAATTGTTCAGTAGAGAGTATTTTCATTTGTTAGCTGAGCTAAACTTGTAGGTTGATGGCTTGATAACTTTCATCTTTATGCTGGCTCTACCATAGATCAAATGATTCATTTGAAACGTTCTTGGAGTTATCATGAAAAACGTTGGTCCATttgtttgttgtttttcttttcacaaaaaaaaatgacattaaaaattttgaaaaaatggcATTTATCATTGtctttttgagttttttttttttgaaggtgGAAATAGAAAATAACTAGTTTACAAGGGCAAGCAGTAGCAGAAAGCCATTGGATTTTATTCAGATGCCATTAAACTAAGCAGCAAGAATGCAACATACTACAGTAATAGGGCCCAAGCATCTAAGTCTTTATGTACTTGAAAGCATCTAAGTCTAGTAGGTAGATACTGAATATTACTAGACTATTTTCTGAGTTTTTTAGGGTGAAACATAGTTATTAATTTTTTCGCTACGGTCATCAGCATAAAGACAAATAATTTGGTCACAAAATGTTTTTTCATGTCTAAGGTAGAATTTTAAACTACTGAGTTTATAGTAGTTTGGTCATAAAGACAAATAATTTGGTCATCAGAATAAACTGTTGTTTATTGGTATTGCTAAAAATGTTTTTCCTTTCATGGATGTTGGCTCTCAAACACGAATTATTAAAATGCATTAAGCATTCGGTACTAACATCTTCACGaattgtttttcctttttctcaatgagtttgataaatttttaaaCACTTTCCTCTTCTTCAGCTGTTATATAATGCTCTCTAGATGAAATTGTGCCCCTGCAATTTTGAAGAACTCAAATTTTGGCATAGAATTGCCATTTAATAAAGGCACCTACTCCaataaagatataaaaaatatgtcatgaaaatatttgattaaattttaacTTATTTCTTTCGCCATACTTTAAATAAAGATAACAATTTTATAAAATACTAAAATCAAATCTTACAATCCACTATTCAATGGCTAAACAGAAGCATCCTCACATGAAGATAATTTAAAATCTTCATTAGAGCATCCACCTTTAATAAAAGCATGAACAATCAAAATAATCCCTTCAACATCATAGTGAACATTCTTTATTTGTACATTCACCCTTTTAAACATCACGTTCTTAATTCTGAGTTATTTTAATATGTGCACTCTTGAATGTTTTCTGAATTTAAGCAAAAGGATAATAAATCTTCTCATGATTTGATCAAAATAAATTCccacaaaaggaataagaatgttaCCTGCAAAAGTTTATACTTCTTGTTTATACTTTTTGAATCACAAGGCTGTCATACCTACTAGCTAAGAAGGACTAAAAATGATAACAGGACAATGAGGCTAAAAGAATGCACAACTCAAAAAGTTTTATGAGTAAAGAGAATGCAGTGGCTAAACTGATGGCTAATTAAACTAATGCTAgcgaaaatagaaaaatacaaacaaaTCATAAAACAACAATGAATTTTGTAAATAAAACCAGTAAATTCTTACTTTGATAATCCGGCAAATAATCTATCTTTTTCTTTCGTATGATCGTATCATAATACCCCAAAGAACTCGCATAATAATTAGTCTAGCTAAGAGAAATACATCGTAAAAATTCATTAATAACCATGGTTGAATATTATACCATTCTCAATATACTAATTGACCTTGAACAAGCTAAAGGACAAGAGATTGCAAAACTACAAAACAGTTTAGAAGAAATGCAGGGAGAGTAAGATAAAGCCCAGGCTGCTATTATAATAGCAAAGCAACAAAACTAGCAATTGAGCAAGTACTATAGTAGTTAAAGAGGTTCATGTTGTAGACAACACTAAGGTAAGGTTACTAAAATGAGGAGCTCGAGGTCact carries:
- the LOC107644170 gene encoding pentatricopeptide repeat-containing protein At1g62930, chloroplastic isoform X1, translated to MLSFFSFSRMMLRCALQVPNPSPYCVPYSAFRLCFPSTSSLHSHSHSQPQSLDEAVDSFTRMLSMRRTPPIIQFNKILGSLSKTNHFHAAVSLFQQLQARGIAPDLFTLTIVINCCCGMGRMTLAFSVLAKIFRMDYQPNTVTLNTLVKGLFLCGSVEKAVRFHDRVLAHGFHFNQVTYGTLINGLCKTGHTSAAIQVLRNIPRYGIVPNVVMYSAIIDSLCKDTLVSDAFHLYSEMLAKGIYPNVITYSTLIYGLCLGGQLKEAIDLLNHMMLKNITPDASTYSTLIDGLCKEGRVKDAKSVFVIMMKKGVKPEVFIYNSLMDGYCLVNEVNKAKYVFNTMAQSRVSLDAQSYTIMINGLCKSKMVDEALSLFEEMRRKYLVPNTITYSTLIDGLSKSKRISCALELLVKMHERGPPANVVTYNSLLDGMFNIKQVDKALMLFKQMKESGIDPNIYTYNILIDGLCKSGRLKNAKEIFQDLSIKGYRPEARTYTIMIKGLCKQGLLPEALAFLSKMEDNGCLPNAVTYEIIIRALFEKGENDNAEKLLREMISRGLL